One genomic segment of Chelonia mydas isolate rCheMyd1 chromosome 1, rCheMyd1.pri.v2, whole genome shotgun sequence includes these proteins:
- the LOC102944998 gene encoding interleukin-1 receptor type 1 — protein MTSTTLFLCSITVFLYSVKAEECKVYDVNDVFLKQNFVHDGQPLAVNCSVDKTLNFENTDYNLTWYKTGTQTSVAKDKHSRIHQQKNFIWFLPATLEDSGSYECVIRNLSSCRKMYMNLIVFKNIYGLCFNEKFAIGEEILTSSNANVVCPHLDYFRDEENTLPLQWYKECKLLEEERFVSSNDYLVIKNATLHDKGNYTCRTSYTYKGKQYNISRDISLTVTVSPLNIPPAIFYPRNNSIEVEVGSRVIVDCNVTGAEVFQVYWTVNDTYIDIYYKSRIFEEEDYEGETFYDGRPLTTVRLNISEVNSEDYEHHFVCHALNSFGQVATYIALKHRVADFHKSLTGGFIALLFLTVVTLLIFKLFKIDIVLWYRSSCCALVKKEASDGKIYDAYVMYPKASGVRCVYTLNNFVLRILPEVLERQCGYNLFILGRDDLLGEAVVNVIDETIKRSRRLMIILESEASSYNVLEDTFEQQLAVYNALIRDEIKIILIELDKIQDYTNMPESIKYIKQKHGAIRWKGDFTENTPSANTKFWKNVRYRMPPTQTASSLDPKTFSYSAATER, from the exons ATGACATCAACAACATTGTTTTTGTGCAGTATAACAGTATTTCTTTATTCAGTCAAGGCAG AGGAATGCAAAGTCTATGATGTGAATGATGTGTTTCTTAAGCAAAATTTTGTACATGATGGACAGCCACTTGCTGTCAACTGTTCAGTAGATAAAACACTGAATTTTGAAAACACAGACTACAACTTGACTTGGTACAAAACTGGTACTCAAACATCTGTGGCTAAAGACAAACATTCCAGAATTCACCAGCAAAAGAACTTCATTTGGTTTCTCCCTGCAACTTTAGAAGATTCAGGATCCTATGAATGTGTTATAAg GAATTTATCAAGCTGCAGAAAAATGTATATGAACCTAATAGTTTTCAAGAATATTTATGGTTTATGCTTTAATGAAAAATTTGCCATCGGGGAGGAGATACTAACATCGTCAAATGCTAACGTTGTGTGTCCTCATTTGGATTATTTCAGAGATGAGGAGAATACTTTGCCCCTTCAGTGGTATAAG GAGTGTAAGCTGCTTGAAGAGGAAAGGTTTGTCTCTTCCAATGATTACCTTGTGATTAAAAATGCAACTCTACATGACAAAGGAAACTACACATGCAGAACATCATATACTTACAAGGGAAAACAATATAACATTTCACGAGACATTAGTCTAACTGTGACAG tGAGTCCACTGAACATACCACCAGCAATATTTTACCCAAGAAACAATTCCATTGAAGTAGAAGTCG GCTCACGCGTCATAGTGGACTGCAATGTAACAGGCGCTGAAGTGTTTCAGGTGTACTGGACAGTCAATGACACATACATTGATATATATTACAAGAGTAGAATTTTTGAAGAGGAAGATTATGA AGGAGAAACTTTCTATGATGGACGCCCTCTCACTACGGTGAGGCTCAACATTTCTGAAGTGAATAGCGAGGATTACGAACATCACTTTGTCTGCCATGCTTTGAATTCCTTTGGTCAAGTTGCAACATATATAGCATTAAAACACAGAG TGGCAGATTTTCACAAATCACTGACTGGAGGATTCATTGCATTGCTGTTTTTAACAGTTGTTACTTTATTAATCTTCAAGCTTTTCAAGATTGACATTGTGCTTTGGTATCGTAGTTCTTGCTGTGCTCTTGTAAAGAAAGAAG CTTCAGATGGGAAGATCTATGATGCATATGTCATGTATCCAAAAGCCAGTGGGGTGAGATGTGTCTATACCCTGAACAACTTTGTTCTGAGAATACTGCCTGAGGTCTTAGAGAGACAGTGTGGATATAATCTTTTTATACTTGGAAGGGATGATTTACTGGGGGAAG CTGTGGTCAATGTTATTGATGAAACCATCAAACGAAGCAGAAGACTGATGATAATTTTAGAATCAGAAGCATCGAGTTACAATGTGTTAGAAGACACCTTTGAACAGCAACTGGCTGTGTACAACGCTCTTATCCGTgatgaaataaaaattattctGATTGAACTAGATAAAATACAGGACTACACGAACATGCCAGAATCCATCAAATACATTAAACAAAAGCATGGGGCCATCAGGTGGAAAGGGGACTTCACAGAGAACACTCCCTCAGCAAATACAAAGTTCTGGAAAAATGTGAGATACCGAATGCCACCCACACAAACCGCGTCTTCCTTGGATCCAAAAACTTTCAGCTATTCTGCAGCAACAGAAAGATGA